The genomic window TGTTTGACCGTGTAGTACAGGAAGCCAAAGAAAGAAACTTTAACGGAATGAACTGGCAGGTACTAGATTGGAATAAACCAGCTATCAATTTTTACGATAAATATGGTGCAGGTTACGAAAACGAATGGCTAAATGCATCCTTTACCAAAGAGCAGTTAAGCAAACTTTAAAACCCCATGGTTATGAAAAAAATCATCTTACCTCTATTTGCGATTAGTCTTTTATGGGCTTGTACCAGCGAGAACAAAGAAAAAAAGGTAGCTCATGTTATTACTGCCGAAAACGACACCCTCACTTATCGCTATGATTCTATCAAAGTGGTAAGTAATAATGTTGTAAAACCAGAGGCGAATAGGCAAGCAGATACCGCCAATGCAGTAGTTAGATATCCAGTATTTGAAAACGACAGCTTAAACAACTATATCAAAAGCCAAGTGTTTCATTATTTTGGAGAAGATGAAGTACCTACCGCTTTTGACGATATTGCCAGTAGCTTTATTAGAGGATACAATGAATTTTATTTAGAAAACCCAGGTACGGTTCAATCATGGTATTTGCTTATAGATATTAAGGTAATTAGGCAATTACATAATTATGTAGCTTTAAAGTACGTCCATTCAGATTACGCAGGTGGCGCACATGGCAATACTTCCATCTCTTATATCAACTTTAACCCAAAAACCAACAAAGCTGTAACGCTAGATTCTCTAATTTTGCCAGAAAAAAAGCTGAATTACTAAAAATTGGCGAACGTATTTTTAGAAAAAATGAAAAAATTAGTGCTACAGAACCTTTAGAACAGAAGTATTTCTTTACTAACGGAAAATTCGCCTTACCTAAAAGTTTTTATGTAAGTGATAAAGGTTTGGTATTTTTATATAATCCATACGAAATTAAAGCTTATGCAGAAGGTGTTACAGAATTAGTAATTCCTTTTTCCGAACTTAGCGGCATCGCTAAACCCCAAACCATCTTAACTCCAACACAATAAATGCAAGTATATAAATTTGGTGGTGCTTCCATCAAAAACATAGAAGGAATAAAAAACGTTACTCAAATTATACAATCTTTTGGCGCTAAAAACCTTTTGGTAGTGGTGTCGGCTATGAATAAAACTACCGACAAACTACAAGAACTGGCTTTTGCTCATATCAATGGAGACGAAAAGAAGCACCAAATATTAGAAAGTATTAAAGATTTTCATTTTGAGATCATTGGCAAGTTGTTTGCAGACACTAAAAATCCAATCTATAATGATGTAGCTAACACTTTTGTAGAGATAGAATGGTTGTTAGAAGAAGATGCAGAAGACAGTGCAGATTACTTGTACGATCAAATTGTATCTATTGGCGAATTGGTTTCATCTAAAATTATAGCTGCTTATTTAAACCAACAAGGCACTTTATGTGTTTGGCAAGATGCCCGTAATTATATCCAAACAGATAATAACTATCGTGAAGCTAACGTACAATGGGACAAAACTACTAACGAGATACAAAAGCACTTGCCAAGTTATTTAGATAAAGGAATTGTACTTACTCAAGGATTTATTGGCAATACGAGCGAAAATTTCACTTCTACCTTAGGTCGTGAAGGCTCTGATTATTCTGCTGCCATTTTTAGCGCTGCTTTAGATGCAGAGAAAATGACAATTTGGAAAGATGTTCCCGGTGTGTTAAATGCAGATCCGAAATGGTTTGATGAAACCGAGAAAATTCCGCAGTTATCTTATCGTGATGCCATTGAGTTGACTTATTATGGCGCTACAGTTATCCATCCCAAAACCATTAAACCAATACAAAATAAAGGTATTCCGTTGTATGTAAGGTCGTTTATACATCCAGAACAATTAGGAACCGAAATTAGTAGCGAGGCCACTACCCTTCCAGTACCTTCGTTTATCTTCAAGGTAAATCAAGTTTTATTATCTATTTCTCCAAAAGATTTTTCTTTTATTATTGAAGAGAATTTAAGTCATATCTTCGCCATTTTCCATCAAAACAAAGTGAAGGTAAATACAATGTTGAACTCTGCCATCAGTTTTTCGGTAAGTATAGATAACGATGAGCAAAAAATTGAAAGCTTAATTAACGACCTTTCTGCCGATTTTAAAGTGAAATACAATAAAGACATGGAGCTGGTGACCATACGCTACTATAATCAGCAAACTATAGATAGAGTAACCGAAAACAAGAAAGTTTGGCTAGAAGTAAAGAGTAGAAACACTTGCCAAATGGTAATGAAAAACCTTTAACATTTACGATTTTAGACTTACAAATTACGATTTTGGTTAATCGTTTAAATCGGTTAACTGGTTAATTGCCTTTGTTTAATTGTAGAAATTGGTTATGCGGTTAACTGACCACTAACTCCTAACGACTGAGCCCTGATTAAAATGAACAAAAACCTCTTACAAAAGGAAGTGCAAGCCTACATCAATAGCAATTTAAATGCTGATGTAAATAAGATTGCGTTGTCAAAATCTCCTTTTGCAGAGGTAAGTTCGGCTGAGCTGGCCAATCAAATAACGGCTAAAAAGAAATCGGAGAAGAAACTACCTACTTGGTTTAAACAAGAAAACATTATTTACCCAAGCAGTTTGTCTGTGGAACAAACATCATCAGAAGATACAGCAGCCTATAAAAAACAATTGGTTAAAGGCAGTTCGTTAATTGATATTACTGCGGGTTTTGGTATAGATAGTTTTTACTTTTCGCACAAAGTGAATGAAGTTTACAGCTGCGAAATCAATCCCGAGTTATCTGCTATTTCTGCCCATAATGCACAAATTTTAGGAGCTTGTAACATCAGCTGTTTAGCTAGCGATGGATTGGAATATCTGAGTAATTCGGAAAAACATTTCGGCACCATTTACGTAGACCCCGCTCGTAGAAATACAAGTGGCAAAGTATTTAAACTAGCAGATTGTATGCCTAACGTGGTTGAGCATTTAGATTTATTGTTGAGCAAAGCAGGGAGAGTAATGATTAAAACCTCCCCTCTTTTAGATTTGAAAGCCGGCTTAACAGAATTAACAAATGTTTCTGCAATTCACATTATAAGCGTAAAGAACGAATGTAAAGAACTGTTGTGGGTAATTGATAAAGGTTTTATTGGCGAACCGAAGATTGTATGCGTAACATTAAACACAAACATTAAACAAATAGAATTGCCTTTACAAGATGATAGCAATGCTAGTTACTTAACAGTTTTGCCAACTGAAGGATATTTATACGAACCCGACGTGGCTTTAATGAAAAGTGGTGCTTTTAATGCTATTGCAAATCAACTTGCTTTAAAGAAATTAGCAAAGCAAAGCCATTTATATTTTTCTGAAGAATTTAATGGTTCATTTATTGGTCGAATTTTTGAGATTACGTTAATTTTTGCTCCAAATGAACTTAAAAAAGAAAAGAAATTATACGGTAATGTGATCGTAAGAAACTTTCCAGAAAAAGCAGAAAACTTGGTAAAAAAGCTAAAAATAAAGCCCAACAAGGAAACGTTTTATATTTTCACGCAAATACAGCAAGGATATATTGTCTTTTACACAAAAATCATACAGCATTATTAGCCTACACATCCCTCTTCAAAAACTTTAAAATAAATCTTAAAACAAATGACACCTTTGTTTTTCGAGCAAAAAACATATCAAACAAAAAGGGAGCAATGCAAATTGCTCCCTTTTTCTTAGTATTTCAGTATCTTATTTTACTGCATCAATAACAGCTTTAAAAGCTTCTTTATTGTTCATTGCTAAATCAGCTAAAACTTTACGGTTTAACCCGATGTTTTTTGCAGCTAATTTACCAATTAGTTGAGAGTAAGATACGCCGTACTCACGAGCACCAGCGTTGATACGTTGGATCCATAAAGCACGAAATTCTCTTTTCTTAGCTTTACGGTCACGGTATGCATATTGCAAACCTTTTTCAACTGTGTTTTTAGCAATGGTAAAAACCTTGCTTCTTGATCCCCAATAGCCTTTGGCCATATTTAGGACTTTTTTCCTTCTGCGTCTAGCAGCTACTACGTTTACCGAACGAGGCATAATGTGTTGTTGTTTTGATAAGCGGTGTTGCTTTTTATCGCAATCTTGAAACCGAGTATCGGGTTAAAAATTAATTACTTACCAATGCAAAGCATACGTTTAACGTTGCCCATGTCAGCATCATTTACCATGCTAGTGGTGGTTAAGTTACGCTTACGTTTAGTGCTTTTCTTTGTTAAGATGTGACTTTTGTAGGCGTTCTTTCTTGCAATTTTACCTGTTCCAGTAAGCGAAAAACGCTTTTTAGCACTGGAATTGGTTTTCATTTTTGGCATAACCTGTTAATTTATATAATTTATTATTTTTTTGCTGCTTTAGGTGCTAATGTTAAAAACATACGCTTGCCTTCTAATTTAGGTAAAAGTTCTACTTTACCTATTTCTTCCAATGCCTGAGCAAATTTCAACAATAAGATTTCGCCTTGTTCTTTGTAAACAATAGCTCTACCTTTAAAGTGTACGTAAGCTCTTACTTTCTCGCCTGCTTCCAAGAAACCGATAGCGTGTTTCAATTTGAATTGAAAATCGTGGTCGTTGGTGTTAGGTCCGAAACGGATTTCTTTAATAACCGTTTGTTTAGCATTAGCTTTAATTTCCTTCTGCTTCTTCTTTTGCTCGTACATGAACTTGCTATAGTCCATAATACGACAAACTGGCGGATTAGCATTTGGAGAAATCTCTACTAAATCAAGTTCTAGCTCATCTGCAATTGCCAATGCCTTAGACAATGGATAAATACCTTGCTCTACATTATCCCCAGATAGCCTAACTTCTTGTGCACGAATGTGCTCGTTAATATTGTGTTCTGCTTCTTTTTTCTTAAAAGGTGGACGTGGTCCCCTGTTAAATCCTGGTCTTCCTAATGCCAAATGCTTTCCTTGTTTAAACTGTTATTTCTTTGTTAATTAATTCGCTAAATTCTGCTAAAGTCATACTTCCCAAATCTCCTTCGCCATGTTTACGAACAGAAACTTTTCCTTCTTCCATCTCCTTTTCGCCGATTATCAGCATGTAAGGCAACTTTTTAACTTCAGCATCCCTAATTTTTCTTCCGATTTTCTCATCACGAAAGTCAATTAGACCGCGAATATCGGAATTATTTAGTTCTTCTGAAACTTTTTTAGCATATTCTTCATATTTTTCTGAAATAGGAAGAATGATGTACTGCTCAGGAGAAAGCCATAATGGGAAATTTCCACCGCAGTGCTCAATCAATACCGCCACAAAACGTTCCATAGAACCAAATGGTGCACGGTGTATCATTACCGGACGATGTTTTTGATTATCGCTACCAGTGTATTCTAATTCGAAACGCTCTGGCAAGTTGTAATCTACCTGAATAGTACCCAATTGCCATTTTCTACCCAATGCATCACGTACCATAAAGTCTAATTTTGGCCCGTAAAAAGCAGCTTCGCCATATTCTACTACAGTTGGCAAACCTTTTTCTTCGGCAGCTTCGATAATTGCAGCTTCGGCTAGTTTCCAATTCTCATCAGAACCGATATATTTCGCTTTATTTTCTGGATCACGCAGTGAAACCTGCGCCACGTAGTTATCAAAACCTAAGGATTTGAATACGTGAAGCACTAAATCGATTACCTTTTTAAATTCTTCTTTAACCTGATCTGGGCGACAGAACAAGTGCGCATCATCTTGAGTAAAGCCACGTACACGAGTTAAACCGTGTAATTCGCCACTTTGCTCGTAACGATAAACTGTACCAAATTCTGCAAAACGAACTGGCAAATCTTTGTAAGAACGAGGCTTGAATTTATACAACTCACAGTGGTGAGGGCAGTTCATCGGTTTTAAGAAGAACTCCTCTCCTTCTTGCGGAGTTTTTATGGGCTGGAAACTGTCTTTACCATATTTCTCATAGTGACCAGAAGTGATATATAAATTCTTATGACCTATATGCGGGGTAATTACCTGCTCGTAACCTGCCTTTTGCTGCGCTTTAGTTAAGAACTGAACTAAACGCTCACGCAATGCAGTACCTTTTGGCAACCACATTGGCAAGCCCATTCCTACTTTCTCTGAAAAAGTAAAGAGTTCTAATTCTTTACCTAGCTTACGGTGGTCACGTTTTTTAGCCTCTTCAATCATGTGAAGATACTCTGTTAACTCACTTGCTTTAGGAAAAGTAACACCGTAAATACGAGTTAGCTGCTTTTTAGTTTCGTCGCCACGCCAGTAAGCACCAGCAACGTTCATCAACTTAATAGCTTTGATAACTCCAGTATTTGGAATGTGCGGGCCACGGCATAAATCAGTGAATTGACCTTGAGTATAGAAAGTAATTTTTCCATCTTCCAATCCTTCCAATAAATCTAATTTATACTCGTCGCCTTTTTCTGTGAAATATTGGATAGCATCAGCTTTGCTTACGCTTTTACGCTCGAAAACTTCTTTTTGCTTAGCCAATTCCAACATTTTATCCTCGATTTTCTTGAAATCATCAGATGAAAACTCTCTGTCGCCGAAATCTACATCGTAGTAAAAACCAGTTTCGATAGCCGGACCAATACCAAATTTAGTACCTGGATAAAGCGCTTCTAAAGCCTCGGCCATTAAGTGGGCTGATGAATGCCAAAAAGTTGATTTACCTTGTGTGTCGTTCCAAGTTAGTAGTTTAACCGCAGAATCAGCTTCTATTGAACGAGAACTGTCCCAAACTTCTCCATTTACTTCTGCCGCTAAAACGTTTCTTGCTAAGCCTTCTGAAATTGATAAGGCAATTTGATGGGCACTTACGCCCTGTTCGTACTGACGTACCGAGCCGTCAGGTAAGGTAATGTTAATCATCTACAACTATGATTTAGAGTTTATAAAATTGTTAGGCAAAATCACTTACGTGTGTGATTTTATTTCGGTGCAAAGATAGGGTTTTCGATAATACTTTTGGTAACCTTTTAAAATATATCCCGCAGATTTTCGCAGACTTTTCTAAAACCCGAGCCGCAGATTTTCGCTGATATTTTAGAAAGTAAAAAATCATCTTAAATCAGCGAAACAGATTAGTAAAAATCTGCGGAAATTATTTTAAAAAAACGTTATCTTCAATTAACCTATCTATGAAATATGACTGAAAATGAAATCTCTTATGAGATACGTGGAGCTATTTTCGACGTATACAATAATCTTGGACCTGGCCTTTTGGAGTCGGCTTATGAGGCTGCTTTAGGATTTGAATTAGGAAGACGAAGACTTTTATATGCCAAACAAGTTCCGTTATCTATGCAGTATGAAAGTATTCAATTGGATGTATGTTATCGGTTAGATTTTCTAGTTGAGGATAAAGTTATCATCGAGATAAAATCTGTTGATAGCTTGCTTAATGTCCATCATAAGCAATTAATTACCTATTTGAAGCTATCTGGATTGAAACTTGGCATATTGGTTAATTTTAATACTGATGAAATTGCTAAGTCTGTTTTCAGGAAAGTGAATGGTTTTTGATTTTTTCCCGCTGATTTTCGCAGACTTTTCCAAAACCTACAGCCGCAGATTTTCGCTGATATTTTAGAAAGTAAAAAATCTTCTTAAATCTGCGGTTCAATCAGCGTAAATCTGCGGGAAATTGAGCTATGTGTATGAGAGAAAATGTCCCGACCACAGCCGAGACATTGCCAAAATTATCAAATGGAATTTCTTAATTTACTCTTCCAGTAGCTCCTTGACGATTTCCGCCATTTCTAAATCTAGCCATCATTGCAGCCTGTTTAGCTTGATATTGCTCTGGAGTAATTGCTGTAGCTTTTTTAGGTGCAGTTACGTCTTTATTTCCCACGTTTCTATACTCGATACTTTTTGCAGTTGTACCGCCACCTTTTATCTCAATCGCCAAAACGGCACCTTCTGTCCATAAATTTGGCATTGGCGAAAAGTTGAAACCTAGATCATTCGTATACCAAAGCACAGTTTCGTCAACTACATCTTTATCCATATCTAAAACTTTCGCTTTACGAGTTGTTTTGATGGTTACTTTTTTACAATCTAGACCTACAATCTTCTTGGTTTCATCAGATTTAATAATATCTACTACAGGTGGTACATCTAAAAATTGTACTGCATTATTGTTTTGGTTATTGCGGTTATTACCACCACCGAAAAGGTTATTAGAAGCTAAAGCCAGCTTGGTTGGCATTACATAGATAGTGTCCATCATGTCGAAAACTTCTACTACTTTTTGATCTGCGAACGTGTAGTAATATTCTTTATTACCTCCGCCCATTCCGCCAAAACCAAATCTCATACCACCACCTTGACCACCGCCGCTGTTGCTATCTTCCGTCTCCGTAACAGGCATATAACTTGCATTGGTGGCATTATAAAGTAATTCGTAATTAGATTTAACAGATTTAGGCATACGAGCTTTCATTTGCTCAGGTATTTGTCTTCCACTCGCTTCGGCAACGGCGACTGGGTCAATAATAGTTTCAAACTGAATAGCTCCTGATTTTTTTTGTGCTTGGGCGCTAACGGTAAAAGCCAATAAGCTTAAAAAAGCGATAAATATTTTTTTCATTTTTATAAGGTTGTTTTGTTGTAGACTATAAATCAAAACTAATTCTATTGCTACAATATTTATGTTAACGAAAGTTATATTTTTGATTTATAACTGTAGTTTTACAATGTAACAATAGGCTAATTCGCAGCTGCTTTGATTGCTATTTTTGCAATAGG from Pedobacter sp. SL55 includes these protein-coding regions:
- a CDS encoding PdaC/SigV domain-containing protein — protein: MKKIILPLFAISLLWACTSENKEKKVAHVITAENDTLTYRYDSIKVVSNNVVKPEANRQADTANAVVRYPVFENDSLNNYIKSQVFHYFGEDEVPTAFDDIASSFIRGYNEFYLENPGTVQSWYLLIDIKVIRQLHNYVALKYVHSDYAGGAHGNTSISYINFNPKTNKAVTLDSLILPEKKLNY
- a CDS encoding RsiV family protein — translated: MSATEPLEQKYFFTNGKFALPKSFYVSDKGLVFLYNPYEIKAYAEGVTELVIPFSELSGIAKPQTILTPTQ
- a CDS encoding aspartate kinase, coding for MQVYKFGGASIKNIEGIKNVTQIIQSFGAKNLLVVVSAMNKTTDKLQELAFAHINGDEKKHQILESIKDFHFEIIGKLFADTKNPIYNDVANTFVEIEWLLEEDAEDSADYLYDQIVSIGELVSSKIIAAYLNQQGTLCVWQDARNYIQTDNNYREANVQWDKTTNEIQKHLPSYLDKGIVLTQGFIGNTSENFTSTLGREGSDYSAAIFSAALDAEKMTIWKDVPGVLNADPKWFDETEKIPQLSYRDAIELTYYGATVIHPKTIKPIQNKGIPLYVRSFIHPEQLGTEISSEATTLPVPSFIFKVNQVLLSISPKDFSFIIEENLSHIFAIFHQNKVKVNTMLNSAISFSVSIDNDEQKIESLINDLSADFKVKYNKDMELVTIRYYNQQTIDRVTENKKVWLEVKSRNTCQMVMKNL
- a CDS encoding THUMP-like domain-containing protein, whose translation is MNKNLLQKEVQAYINSNLNADVNKIALSKSPFAEVSSAELANQITAKKKSEKKLPTWFKQENIIYPSSLSVEQTSSEDTAAYKKQLVKGSSLIDITAGFGIDSFYFSHKVNEVYSCEINPELSAISAHNAQILGACNISCLASDGLEYLSNSEKHFGTIYVDPARRNTSGKVFKLADCMPNVVEHLDLLLSKAGRVMIKTSPLLDLKAGLTELTNVSAIHIISVKNECKELLWVIDKGFIGEPKIVCVTLNTNIKQIELPLQDDSNASYLTVLPTEGYLYEPDVALMKSGAFNAIANQLALKKLAKQSHLYFSEEFNGSFIGRIFEITLIFAPNELKKEKKLYGNVIVRNFPEKAENLVKKLKIKPNKETFYIFTQIQQGYIVFYTKIIQHY
- the rplT gene encoding 50S ribosomal protein L20; translated protein: MPRSVNVVAARRRRKKVLNMAKGYWGSRSKVFTIAKNTVEKGLQYAYRDRKAKKREFRALWIQRINAGAREYGVSYSQLIGKLAAKNIGLNRKVLADLAMNNKEAFKAVIDAVK
- the rpmI gene encoding 50S ribosomal protein L35; the protein is MPKMKTNSSAKKRFSLTGTGKIARKNAYKSHILTKKSTKRKRNLTTTSMVNDADMGNVKRMLCIGK
- the infC gene encoding translation initiation factor IF-3, whose translation is MALGRPGFNRGPRPPFKKKEAEHNINEHIRAQEVRLSGDNVEQGIYPLSKALAIADELELDLVEISPNANPPVCRIMDYSKFMYEQKKKQKEIKANAKQTVIKEIRFGPNTNDHDFQFKLKHAIGFLEAGEKVRAYVHFKGRAIVYKEQGEILLLKFAQALEEIGKVELLPKLEGKRMFLTLAPKAAKK
- the thrS gene encoding threonine--tRNA ligase, with amino-acid sequence MINITLPDGSVRQYEQGVSAHQIALSISEGLARNVLAAEVNGEVWDSSRSIEADSAVKLLTWNDTQGKSTFWHSSAHLMAEALEALYPGTKFGIGPAIETGFYYDVDFGDREFSSDDFKKIEDKMLELAKQKEVFERKSVSKADAIQYFTEKGDEYKLDLLEGLEDGKITFYTQGQFTDLCRGPHIPNTGVIKAIKLMNVAGAYWRGDETKKQLTRIYGVTFPKASELTEYLHMIEEAKKRDHRKLGKELELFTFSEKVGMGLPMWLPKGTALRERLVQFLTKAQQKAGYEQVITPHIGHKNLYITSGHYEKYGKDSFQPIKTPQEGEEFFLKPMNCPHHCELYKFKPRSYKDLPVRFAEFGTVYRYEQSGELHGLTRVRGFTQDDAHLFCRPDQVKEEFKKVIDLVLHVFKSLGFDNYVAQVSLRDPENKAKYIGSDENWKLAEAAIIEAAEEKGLPTVVEYGEAAFYGPKLDFMVRDALGRKWQLGTIQVDYNLPERFELEYTGSDNQKHRPVMIHRAPFGSMERFVAVLIEHCGGNFPLWLSPEQYIILPISEKYEEYAKKVSEELNNSDIRGLIDFRDEKIGRKIRDAEVKKLPYMLIIGEKEMEEGKVSVRKHGEGDLGSMTLAEFSELINKEITV
- a CDS encoding GxxExxY protein, which encodes MTENEISYEIRGAIFDVYNNLGPGLLESAYEAALGFELGRRRLLYAKQVPLSMQYESIQLDVCYRLDFLVEDKVIIEIKSVDSLLNVHHKQLITYLKLSGLKLGILVNFNTDEIAKSVFRKVNGF